One part of the Mya arenaria isolate MELC-2E11 chromosome 3, ASM2691426v1 genome encodes these proteins:
- the LOC128226394 gene encoding cAMP and cAMP-inhibited cGMP 3',5'-cyclic phosphodiesterase 10A-like — protein sequence MNNTISKAEVKDYLRKHPHIAEEYLLQSTSSETLEKLIAKKRQLVNENVYGNLRLIRKKSLFKSISQVYTDTGMEAMTRKICSCSTDEEIYEQIYNICNIITSALDADGFVMFVMDSSEKDIAKYTPETGPIHSTSVGHNDTLASYVAVKNQPLCVSNVHKDRRFPNGVGDDRFNECHALCSPIMLETGNVFCLISFVRVDLNRPFDEYDFEMITGIFSWIMACVRKIKKNRLLQVQEALNGFLLQTTRVMFDDMEDIDTLVTNIMTFTKNLVCADRSALFLVDEERDELYADYFDEGKMSTTGVPEYTKTSQIRFSKELGIAGFVARTGESVNIKDAYSDERFNQEVDKKTGYRTRNILCMPISGKHGVLGVVQMINRKNGAHFTVDDESAFKLFAVYCALAIHYSRIYNMLSHKQMKYKVAMDVLQYHISCPEDEFNALYEKPILPRKQVPANFDSFDFCCYDYNNILPQLFIRMILESFGENEFEMAKLCRFVLTVRKNYRNIQYHNWHHGFHVAHALWQIIAKSGLNLTNLEKMAIIIGGLCHDIDHRGFNNEFFKKLKHPLAALYTTSVMEQHHYKQTVTILHADGHEIFSHLTAFEHKNLLEKIRTHILATDLALYFPTQKYLTSVMDEGGFNPETEPHREALLSLIMTAADLCAITKPWETQQRTAKYIYEEFYMQGDEEKKRGLQPLPMMDRINQRDIPKMQVGFIGFICKPMYTTLSKLLPETEHLLKGCIRCHDNWKQTMEEQAANAEKQAGGT from the exons atgaacaaTACTATTTCGAAGGCTGAGGTTAAGGACTACCTCAGGAAGCACCCACACATTGCGGAAGAGTATTTGCTTCAATCAACATCCAGTGAAACGCTCGAGAAATTGATCGCCAAAAAAAGGCAACTAGTGAATGAAAATGTCTACGGTAACTTGCGACTAATACGGAAAAAGTCTTTGTTTAAGTCTATATCTCAAGTGTATACTGATACTGGAATGGAAGCAATGACACGAAAAATATGTTCCTGCTCAACAGATGAAGAAATCTACGAACAAATATACAACATTTGCAACATCATAACAAGTGCCTTGGATGCAGATGGGTTTGTTATGTTTGTGATGGATTCGTCGGAAAAAGATATTGCGAAATACACACCGGAAACAGGTCCTATACATAGCACTTCCGTCGGCCACAATGATACATTGGCCTCTTACGTAGCGGTAAAAAATCAACCGCTTTGTGTGAGCAACGTGCACAAAGATCGACGTTTTCCAAATGGCGTCGGTGATGACCGTTTTAATGAATGCCATGCGCTCTGCAGTCCCATAATGCTGGAGACCGGAAATGTGTTCTGCTTGATTAGCTTTGTTCGCGTGGATCTTAATCGGCCGTTTGACGAGTACGACTTCGAGATGATAACTGGCATTTTCAGCTGGATCATGGCGTGTGTAcggaaaataaagaaaaacagg TTGCTGCAAGTCCAAGAGGCGCTGAACGGATTCCTGCTTCAGACGACCCGCGTCATGTTCGATGACATGGAAGATATCGACACCCTCGTCACCAACATCATGACTTTCACCAAGAACCTCGTGTGTGCCGACCGCAGTGCGCTCTTCCTCGTCGACGAGGAGAG GGACGAATTGTATGCGGACTACTTTGACGAGGGTAAGATGAGCACTACAGGGGTCCCGGAGTACACGAAAACCTCCCAGATTCGCTTCTCCAAGGAGCTCGGTATCGCAGGATTCGTCGCCAGGACCGGGGAG AGCGTGAACATCAAGGACGCGTACAGCGACGAACGCTTTAACCAGGAGGTGGATAAGAAGACGGGCTACCGGACACGCAACATCCTGTGTATGCCTATCAGCGGCAAGCATGGTGTGCTTGGGGTCGTACAGATGATTAACAG GAAGAACGGGGCCCACTTCACGGTGGATGATGAGAGCGCGTTCAAGCTGTTCGCCGTCTACTGCGCGCTCGCCATTCACTACTCCCGCATATACAACATGCTCTCGCACAAACAGATGAAGTACAAG GTGGCGATGGATGTTCTGCAGTACCATATCTCGTGTCCAGAGGACGAGTTCAACGCCTTGTATGAGAAGCCGATCCTGCCTCGTAAGCAGGTACCAGCCAACTTCGACTCGTTCGACTTCTGTTGCTATGACTACAACAACATCTTGCCCCAGCTATTCATCCGCATGATCTTGGAGTCGTTTGGTGAGAACGAGTTTGAAATGGCGAAGCTGTGTCGCTTCGTGCTCACCGTGCGGAAAAACTACCGAAACATCCAGTATCACAACTGGCATCATGGTTTCCACGTGGCGCACGCGCTCTGGCAGATCATTGCGAAGAGTGGTTTGAACCTAACCAACTTGGAGAAGATGGCGATCATCATCGGCGGTCTGTGCCACGATATCGATCACCGCGGCTTCAACAATGAGTTCTTCAAGAAGCTGAAGCACCCCCTTGCAGCCCTGTACACCACATCAGTGATGGAGCAGCACCACTACAAGCAGACTGTCACCATCCTACACGCAGACGGTCATGAAATCTTCTCACACCTTACTGCGTTTGAACATAAAAATCTTCTGGAAAAAATAAG GACCCACATACTTGCCACAGACCTTGCCTTGTACTTTCCAACCCAGAAGTACCTCACAAGCGTAATGGATGAGGGCGGCTTCAATCCGGAGACGGAGCCGCACAGGGAGGCCCTGCTGTCGCTCATTATGACGGCCGCCGATCTGTGTGCCATCACCAAGCCTTGGGAAACCCAGCAGAGGACCGCCAAATACATATACGAGGAGTTTTACATGCAG GGTGACGAGGAAAAGAAGCGTGGCCTGCAACCGCTCCCTATGATGGACCGGATTAACCAGAGAGACATACCCAAGATGCAG GTGGGGTTTATCGGTTTCATCTGTAAGCCCATGTACACAACGCTGTCCAAGCTGCTGCCGGAGACCGAACATCTCCTAAAGGGATGCATCCGCTGCCATGACAACTGGAAACAG ACGATGGAGGAACAGGCGGCGAACGCGGAGAAGCAGGCCGGGGGCACCTAG
- the LOC128228477 gene encoding DCN1-like protein 5, translated as MPMRRKRSSPTMEESKSKRPKYSQSKRGVSNSADGFSVKLCIAWFHEYTGPDEDTLGPEGMEKFCEDIGVEPENIVMLSLAYKLDARSMGFFTLAEWLKGMTEIQCDCIAKIRQKLEYLRSLLEDMVQFKNIYRYAFDFARDKDQRSMDIDTAKAMLTLLLGKKWPLFTSFHQYLDQSKYKVINKDQWCNILEFSRSIFPDLSNYDEDGAWPVMLDEFVDWYKEQRQMSS; from the exons ATGCCAATGAGGCGAAAACGGTCCTCCCCAACTATGGAGGAGTCAAAATCGAAAAGACCCAAGTATTCACA ATCAAAGCGGGGCGTGTCCAACAGTGCTGATGGGTTCAGTGTGAAACTGTGCATAGCGTGGTTTCATGAGTACACAGGGCCGGATGAAGACACCCTGGGACCAGAGGGCATGGAAAAGTTCTGTGAAGACATTGGcgttgaaccagaaaat ATTGTTATGTTGTCTCTAGCTTACAAATTAGATGCAAGATCAATGGGTTTCTTCACTCTTGCTGAATGGTTGAAAGGGATGACGGAAATACA GTGTGACTGTATCGCCAAAATCCGACAGAAGTTAGAATACCTGAGAAGTTTATTGGAGGATATGGTTCagttcaaaaatatatacagatatGCATTTGATTTTGCAAGG GACAAGGACCAGCGGAGTATGGACATCGACACAGCCAAGGCCATGTTGACCCTGTTGCTAGGGAAGAAGTGGCCGCTTTTCACCTCCTTCCATCAGTACCTCGAT CAATCCAAGTATAAGGTGATTAACAAGGACCAGTGGTGCAACATTCTTGAGTTCAGCAGATCCATATTTCCAGACCTCTCCAATTACGACGAGGATGGTGCTT GGCCGGTTATGTTGGATGAGTTTGTAGACTGGTACAAGGAGCAGCGACAGATGTCAAGTTGA
- the LOC128226395 gene encoding cAMP and cAMP-inhibited cGMP 3',5'-cyclic phosphodiesterase 10A-like yields the protein MSSPANNMYVGKRIPHRSQFRSSERWRSRYPDDAMAANQVREFLARYPAVLEEYLDETASVDYLEQLLQRKRTLPSTVAKCTFNQRADSNGLGMVYSEIGIEQLARRIVECSSDSDICAKMHEICGVVANIIFADIYNLYYLDDTNSEMSLYMPGSTTEWKRVGPTGLKLTVSAHVATTAKSVNVADLQQDSRFPKGVRLGEERVHHVIGVPILLDTGRCYAVVEFSRGWDHDPFSKVEFEVTNAILSWVSACVQKMKRNKLLNIQTRLHGFLLETTRVMFDDVVNVDLVVTNIMTFTKELVSADRCGLLLVDEERKELFADYFDEGATDEEGRPVYTKASQIRFSINKGISGYVARTGQTVNIRDAYSDKRFNPEVDQKTGYRTRNILCMPIQGKNGVIGVVQLINRLNGRCFTADDEDAFSMFAVYSALALHYARVYNVILHQQTKFKVAMEVLEYHCTCSEDETAALYDNAHLPVDQVPLDFYTFDFNCNKKNSVILPQLYIKLMYEHFGKKEFDLLALCRFVLTVKKNYRPVPYHNWEHGFQVAHCLWRMVSESQEVQFSRLEKMGMIVGGICHDLDHRGFSNEFFRKTRQPLAALYSTSIMEQHHYKQTVTILSAEGHDIFSHLTSEQYKQLLAYIRDNILATDLALYFGNQKTICGLLDSEKFSLSEVDHRRALMSLMMTGADLCAITKPWETQRGMVDALYEEFYMQGDKEKNRGMQPMPMMDRLNWDDIPNQQIGFINFICKPLYSTLIRLIPETKPLQTGCDVCKEQWQMVISEKEARKKTLNTRAVDREL from the exons ATGAGCTCTCCGGCTAACAACATGTACGTCGGCAAGCGCATACCACACAGGTCTCAATTTCGCTCATCAGAGCGCTGGAGATCCCGGTATCCGGACGATGCAATGGCTGCAAATCAGGTCCGTGAGTTCTTGGCGCGCTACCCAGCCGTCCTCGAGGAATACCTAGACGAAACCGCATCCGTCGACTACCTTGAACAGCTGCTCCAACGGAAACGCACTCTGCCATCCACGGTTGCCAAGTGCACATTCAATCAACGTGCCGATAGTAACGGTCTCGGAATGGTATATAGTGAGATCGGCATAGAACAACTTGCTCGAAGGATCGTAGAATGTTCCAGTGATTCTGACATCTGCGCGAAGATGCACGAAATCTGCGGTGTGGTCGCTAACATTATATTTGCCGACATTTACAACTTGTACTATTTGGACGACACGAATAGTGAAATGTCCCTGTATATGCCTGGCTCGACGACAGAGTGGAAACGTGTAGGTCCCACCGGCCTCAAGTTGACGGTGTCAGCGCATGTCGCAACTACAGCTAAAAGCGTAAATGTCGCCGACCTGCAACAAGACTCGCGGTTTCCGAAAG GTGTGCGTTTAGGAGAGGAACGAGTCCATCACGTGATAGGGGTCCCCATCCTGCTGGACACCGGCCGCTGTTACGCCGTGGTTGAGTTCTCGCGTGGCTGGGACCACGACCCCTTCTCCAAGGTCGAGTTCGAGGTCACCAACGCCATCCTCAGCTGGGTCAGCGCCTGCGTGCAGAAAATGAAACGcaataag CTGCTGAACATACAAACCCGGCTTCATGGCTTTCTGCTGGAGACGACGCGTGTCATGTTCGATGACGTCGTCAACGTGGACCTCGTCGTGACGAACATCATGACGTTCACGAAGGAATTGGTGAGCGCGGACCGGTGCGGGCTGCTGCTTGTGGATGAAGAACGGAAGGAGTTGTTCGCAGATTACTTCGACGAGGGCGCCACGGACGAGGAGGGCCGCCCTGTGTACACGAAGGCCTCACAGATCCGCTTCTCTATCAACAAGGGCATCAGCGGATACGTGGCACGAACTGGGCAG acGGTGAACATACGTGACGCGTACAGTGACAAGCGTTTCAACCCGGAAGTAGACCAGAAGACAGGCTACCGGACTCGCAATATCCTGTGTATGCCTATACAAGGCAAGAATGGCGTCATTGGCGTCGTACAGCTTATCAACAG ATTGAACGGGCGGTGTTTCACGGCAGACGACGAGGATGCGTTTTCTATGTTTGCCGTCTACTCGGCCCTTGCCCTCCACTACGCCCGCGTCTACAACGTCATACTCCACCAACAgacaaagttcaag GTTGCCATGGAGGTTCTGGAGTACCACTGCACATGCAGCGAGGATGAGACAGCCGCCCTCTATGACAACGCACATCTGCCGGTCGACCAGGTTCCCCTCGACTTCTACACGTTTGACTTTAACTGTAACAAGAAGAACTCTGTCATATTGCCACAACTGTACATCAAACTCATGTATGAACACTTCGGAAAGAAGGAATTTGATCTGCTAGCTCTATGTCGCTTCGTTCTCACCGTCAAAAAGAACTACCGACCGGTACCGTACCACAACTGGGAGCACGGGTTCCAGGTGGCGCATTGTCTCTGGCGGATGGTGTCGGAGAGTCAGGAAGTCCAGTTTTCCCGGCTAGAGAAAATGGGGATGATTGTCGGCGGTATCTGCCATGATCTCGACCACCGCGGCTTCAGCAACGAATTCTTCAGGAAGACGCGGCAGCCTCTGGCGGCCCTGTACTCGACTTCCATCATGGAACAACACCACTACAAACAGACTGTCACAATCCTGAGCGCCGAGGGCCATGACATCTTTTCACACTTGACCTCGGAGCAGTACAAGCAGCTGCTTGCATACATCAG AGACAACATTCTGGCCACGGACCTTGCCCTCTATTTCGGCAACCAGAAGACAATTTGCGGCCTCCTTGACAGCGAGAAATTCTCGTTGTCAGAGGTGGACCACCGGCGGGCCTTGATGTCGCTCATGATGACGGGAGCCGACCTGTGCGCCATCACAAAGCCCTGGGAGACTCAGAGAGGTATGGTGGACGCACTGTACGAGGAGTTCTACATGCAG GGCGATAAAGAAAAGAACCGCGGCATGCAACCGATGCCAATGATGGACCGTCTGAATTGGGACGATATTCCGAATCAACAG ATTGGTTTTATCAACTTTATCTGCAAGCCCCTTTATTCGACCCTGATACGCCTTATACCGGAAACAAAGCCGCTTCAAACAGGATGTGACGTATGCAAGGAGCAGTGGCAGATGGTTATCTCTGAAAAGGAGGCGAGAAAGAAAACACTCAATACCCGCGCAGTTGACCGCGAACTCTAG
- the LOC128226396 gene encoding sporozoite surface protein 2-like, giving the protein MNRNNRQQPDRYTTGRMNRNNRQQPDRYTTDSNPHKLTGTIDSNPHKLTGTTDSNPHKLTGHKLNETIGCSPRKPNGTIDSNPHKLNETIGCSPHKLNGTIDSNPHKLNETIGCSPHKPTGTIDSNPHKPNETIGCSPHKPNGTIDSNPHKLNETIGCSPHKPTGTIDSNPHKPIETIGCSPHKPNRTIDSNPHKLNETIGCSPHKPTGTIDSNPHKPNETIGCSPHKPNGTIGNDPHKPTRTIDINQYKPTGTIDSNPHQLTGTKESNPHQLTGTIGSNPHKMNETIGCSPHKPTGTIDSNPHKLNETIGCSPHKPTGTIDSNPHKLTGTIGCSPHKLNETIGCSPHKLTGTIGTDPHKPNETIGSNPYKPTGTIYINPHQPTGTIDSKPHQLTGTIISNPHLPTGTISKTDKIRKMKCVLNAFFETAFSDENDKLNVLVIVLLMAGVTDPDD; this is encoded by the exons ATGAACCGGAACAATAGGCAGCAGCCGGACAGATATACCACGGGCAGAATGAACCGGAACAATAGGCAGCAGCCGGACAGATATACCACGG ACAGCAACCCACATAAACTGACCGGTACAATAGACAGCAACCCACATAAACTGACCGGTACAACAGACAGCAACCCACATAAACTGACCGGTCATAAACTGAACGAAACAATAGGCTGCAGCCCACGTAAACCGAACGGAACAATAGACAGCAACCCACATAAACTGAACGAAACAATAGGCTGCAGCCCACATAAACTGAACGGAACAATAGACAGCAACCCACATAAACTGAACGAAACAATAGGCTGCAGCCCACATAAACCGACCGGAACAATAGACAGCAACCCACATAAACCGAACGAAACAATAGGCTGCAGCCCACATAAACCGAACGGAACAATAGACAGCAACCCACATAAACTGAACGAAACAATAGGCTGCAGCCCACATAAACCGACCGGAACAATAGACAGCAACCCACATAAACCGATCGAAACAATAGGCTGCAGCCCACATAAACCGAACAGAACAATAGACAGCAACCCACATAAACTGAACGAAACAATAGGCTGCAGCCCACATAAACCGACCGGAACAATAGACAGCAACCCACATAAACCGAACGAAACAATAGGCTGCAGCCCACATAAACCGAACGGAACAATAGGCAATGATCCACACAAACCGACCAGAACAATAGACATCAACCAATATAAACCGACCGGAACAATAGACAGCAACCCACATCAACTGACCGGGACAAAAGAGAGCAACCCACATCAACTGACCGGAACAATAGGCAGCAACCCACATAAAATGAACGAAACAATTGGCTGCAGCCCACATAAACCGACCGGAACAATAGACAGCAACCCACATAAACTGAACGAAACAATTGGCTGCAGCCCACATAAACCGACCGGAACAATAGACAGCAACCCACATAAACTGACCGGAACAATAGGCTGCAGCCCACATAAACTGAACGAAACAATAGGCTGCAGCCCACATAAACTGACCGGAACAATAGGCACTGATCCACATAAACCGAACGAAACAATAGGCAGCAACCCATATAAACCGACCGGAACAATATACATCAACCCACATCAACCGACCGGAACAATAGACAGCAAGCCACATCAACTGACCGGAACAATAATTAGCAACCCACATTTACCGACGGGAACAATTTCCAAAACAGACAAAATACGCAAAATGAAATGTGTACTTAATGCGTTTTTTGAGACAGCTTTTAGCGATGAAAATGACAAACTCAACGTACTGGTCATAGTTTTGTTAATGGCGGGAGTAACAGATCCAGATGATTGA